Proteins encoded within one genomic window of Desulfuromonadaceae bacterium:
- the mqnC gene encoding dehypoxanthine futalosine cyclase → MILTDLQKKVEEGGILSRAEALWLLTEADLLQVGKLADAIRRKKHPHNRVTFVVDRNVNYTNVCESQCKFCAFYRDAAAADAYVLSYEEIFHKIQELVDHGGTQLLMQGGLHPELKIGWFEALFREIRQRFPQVQIHSLSPAEVIHVARLSELSMPECLRRLQVAGLASVPGGGAEVLVDAVRKEISPNKIGWRDWAAVMEEAHRLGMRTTATMMFGSKEQPEDIVEHLFRVREIQEKTGGFTAFIPWTFQPDNTELGGETASGVDYLKVLALSRIVLDNIDNIQASWVTQGAMMAQVALFFGANDLGGTMLEENVVAAAGVKFRMTQDEVVELARGAGFTPAKRNTAYAILEEY, encoded by the coding sequence ATGATACTGACCGATTTGCAAAAAAAAGTTGAAGAGGGAGGCATTCTCAGCCGCGCCGAGGCGCTCTGGCTGTTGACCGAAGCTGATCTGCTTCAGGTTGGTAAATTGGCCGACGCGATCCGCCGCAAGAAACATCCGCATAACCGGGTGACGTTTGTGGTCGATCGCAATGTCAATTACACCAACGTTTGTGAGTCGCAGTGTAAATTTTGTGCGTTCTATCGCGACGCCGCTGCTGCGGATGCCTATGTGCTGTCATACGAAGAAATTTTTCACAAAATTCAGGAACTGGTTGATCATGGCGGCACCCAACTGTTGATGCAGGGAGGGCTGCATCCCGAGCTGAAAATCGGTTGGTTCGAGGCGTTGTTTCGCGAGATTCGACAGCGCTTTCCGCAGGTGCAGATTCATTCCCTTTCGCCCGCCGAGGTGATTCATGTCGCCCGTCTGTCGGAGCTGTCGATGCCGGAGTGCCTGCGGCGCTTGCAGGTTGCCGGCCTTGCTTCGGTGCCGGGGGGTGGTGCGGAGGTGTTGGTCGATGCGGTGCGCAAGGAGATTTCACCGAACAAGATTGGCTGGCGCGACTGGGCTGCGGTGATGGAGGAAGCGCACCGCTTGGGGATGCGTACCACCGCGACGATGATGTTCGGTTCTAAAGAGCAGCCAGAGGATATTGTCGAACATCTCTTCCGGGTGCGCGAGATTCAGGAAAAGACCGGCGGCTTTACCGCTTTTATTCCGTGGACTTTTCAGCCGGATAATACTGAACTGGGGGGCGAAACGGCGAGCGGGGTGGACTATCTCAAGGTGCTGGCATTGTCACGGATCGTGCTCGATAATATCGATAATATTCAGGCGAGTTGGGTGACACAAGGGGCGATGATGGCGCAGGTAGCGCTCTTTTTTGGCGCCAACGACCTGGGGGGGACGATGCTCGAAGAAAACGTCGTTGCCGCCGCCGGGGTGAAGTTTCGCATGACGCAAGACGAGGTCGTCGAACTGGCGCGAGGAGCGGGGTTTACCCCGGCGAAAAGGAATACTGCTTACGCGATCCTGGAAGAGTATTAA
- a CDS encoding KilA-N domain-containing protein, with protein sequence MGKGQKIEVLATEINIVSINEQDYISLTDMLKAKDGDFFISDWLRNRNTVEFLGIWESVHNPGFNYGEFATIKSQAGLNSYKISVKEWVAKTNAIGLIAKAGRYGGTYAHKDLAFEFGMWISPEFKIYLIKEFQRLKEIEQAQLGWDIRRNLTKINYRIHTDAIQTNLIPPELDVKQVSLIYASEADVLNMALFGMTARQWRDANPDEKANIRDFANAAQLVCLANLETLNALFLHEGLDQSTRMAKLNRIAIQQMKLLTEERGVKRMEKK encoded by the coding sequence ATGGGAAAAGGCCAAAAAATTGAAGTGCTGGCAACGGAAATTAATATCGTTTCGATCAATGAGCAGGATTACATTTCGCTGACCGATATGCTCAAGGCCAAAGACGGGGATTTTTTCATCTCCGATTGGCTACGCAATCGTAACACCGTTGAGTTTCTTGGTATTTGGGAGTCGGTCCACAATCCGGGTTTTAATTATGGCGAATTCGCCACAATTAAAAGTCAGGCCGGTCTTAACAGCTACAAAATCAGCGTCAAGGAATGGGTTGCCAAAACCAATGCGATTGGTCTGATAGCCAAAGCCGGCCGTTATGGCGGCACATATGCCCACAAAGACTTGGCTTTCGAATTCGGGATGTGGATTAGTCCGGAATTCAAGATTTACCTGATTAAAGAATTTCAGCGACTCAAAGAAATTGAGCAGGCGCAACTCGGATGGGACATCCGGCGCAATCTGACCAAGATCAACTACCGCATTCATACCGACGCCATCCAGACCAACCTGATCCCGCCCGAGCTGGACGTCAAACAGGTGAGCCTGATTTACGCCAGCGAAGCGGACGTCCTCAACATGGCCCTCTTTGGCATGACCGCCCGGCAGTGGCGTGATGCCAATCCCGACGAAAAGGCGAACATCCGCGATTTTGCCAACGCAGCGCAACTGGTCTGCCTGGCCAACCTGGAGACTTTGAATGCGTTATTCCTCCACGAGGGGTTGGATCAATCGACACGTATGGCCAAGCTGAATCGCATCGCCATCCAACAAATGAAATTGCTGACCGAAGAGCGTGGCGTCAAGCGCATGGAGAAAAAATAA
- a CDS encoding STAS-like domain-containing protein: MTNETYLSVFEVVGSHLCFSSADGQKVYDRLVAGVRTGRRVVLSFCKISTLTPAFLNAAIGQLYGEFSEEKICSALKFVDIDRIDLELVKHVTENAKQYFAITRGL, encoded by the coding sequence ATGACAAACGAAACTTACCTGTCTGTATTTGAAGTTGTTGGTAGCCATTTGTGCTTTTCTTCCGCCGATGGACAGAAAGTTTATGATCGCCTTGTTGCAGGAGTGAGGACCGGCCGGAGGGTCGTGCTATCCTTCTGCAAAATTTCGACGCTCACGCCTGCTTTCTTGAATGCGGCGATTGGTCAGCTGTATGGGGAGTTCAGCGAAGAAAAAATTTGTTCCGCGCTGAAATTTGTAGATATAGATCGCATCGATCTGGAGCTGGTGAAGCACGTAACTGAAAATGCCAAGCAGTATTTTGCCATCACAAGGGGGCTCTGA